The genomic DNA TCCCCAGATGGTGGTTCACCTGTACCAGCATCACCACTACCTGTAAGATGCAAATGAAATTTAAACTCAATGACATGTTTTACAATGTCTgcacaaacaaaattttgagTACGGTGAAATTTGTTCTCTTTGTATATCAACCTCTTTCACTGAGTAGGCCAGCAGGGGCAGCATGACACCACATATGTTAGGGACCATTGCACAATGCctcacaagctcaataaacaataattgttcatttaggacaaaacccctccccctcccctaaaaGAACGTTCACAGGTgcaacatcaaacatttatatatgacgTAAACCACAATGAAAACTACGACGGTAACAACACTAcgattgatgcaatgtaaaaacacaatggtaaacatgaagttccaaccttctgaacctgtttactgtcaggagatgatggtaaacacatcaaaatactaccagaaacccagcactgtattaGAAGtaaaatttttatcaacttatcaacatctcagtagcaaatacagaacctgttatcattgaagtcATGAAAgctttcaaaatttggttagaagtgcgataatgaagttcagcaatcgcactgACAccagactcccccccccccctaaatgaacaaagttcacttcttgagcttgtgtgacattgtacgATCGTTCTTTACAGTCTACCCAGACTTTtgatacaaataaatgaaaaatacgAACCATTCTTAAGATCCAAATAATATGTTTCAGTGTTgttaccactaataataaatTTATAGACAGCTCCAATATTTTCCACCAATGAATCATTCAATAACAATTTGACAGCTGATAAGATATCCTCTGCTGACATTGTCGTTGCAGGTTCTGAAGTCTGCTCTGGAATTGCTGCCAGTGACGGTACTTGGACATTTGGCACTGAAGACATTGATGGCGGGATCTGGACACTTGAAAAACCTAACAGAGAAATGGCAAAGTAGGAAtaatgatttcaatattttgtgattATTGAGAATTTTGAGTTTTTATTTTGGTCTCTACTTTTAGTATGTAAGATATGTATTGTGTCATCCTATTGCATAGTAAAAGAGAAGCCTGATTACTGTGaaatggggggtgggggggttgggatgggggtggggtagGGGTGTTGGTGGGGgtaacaacatgacatatcttacagtctaactaTTAGCACGCTTTCAAGAGTTAAAAGTAACACCAACAGtaaatctttttttaaatatttttcttgaaatttAAGACACTGTACTAATTCTACTATTTCAAAGTGTTATGCCAATGTTGTATATACACCTCTATGGTTCCAACCAACATACATAATGTCAGTTCATAATGTCAATAGGAACTAAAtcttgaattggattaataacacttggcacagcatgttggaacagcagagacttgtattacacaccatggtttgataagaacagttctATGGCCtatttatgtgtatatgaaatGCCAAGGAAATGGAAAATGTGTTTGGGAAcgattatgtaaagaggccatacaactgttcttatcaaatgatagaatgtaatacaagtctctgtatttgcaatatatgttgtgccaagtgttattaatccaattcagttgtttactgtccctgtttgtaacaggttccgttcatcAACGGTCTGATGTCTTCAGATGTATATAAGAAAGATTACCTGATTTTTGTGATTTCAGCATATCAAATGGCAGTCCTTGAAATGGAGGCATAACAACCGGACCCATTTGAAATGGATTTGCTTCTTTTAACAAAGTTATTTCAGATCTGTAAAAGATAACAATGTACAAAAGAGAAACCCATATTAATGATCACTTATTAGCCACTGTTTCTGTTAACGGCaatttgtatataaaattaAATCCTAATTCTCCAGTCAATCTACTGTCCAAGTTCGAGGTTTCCTCTCCAAATTATGGTACACGGTATGGAAATTCATGCgcgttttaccagattttccccCACACTAGTCCAGGGTACTCAAGGTACTTTCACTCacacttgcagtgttttctgctgcactcaCTATACCCCTGAAAGCATAGCTGAGGCCTAACTATAAGAATGTacttttttatcctacattgaactattgatctcacccctaaagTAGAAATTGTTTGTGATACCTACACTTCTACTCTTGTGACAGCAACACCCCACTCCTGTGTGGTTACATTCAGCTCGACATGCATGAAGTCGTTAATAGAATGCTTCTCTACTGCGATATCGGAATAACGTTTTGTTGTCAGTAGATTGGTTAATGCGGTTTGTGCAAGCGCTCTCGTGGCGTGATTCAAATCTTGTACAGATGTGACCGACATTATGACATCGTTGATCtgaaaatgtatatttgcaCCACAACTGATGACAGCGCCATCAACAGTGAAGatctgaaatgaaacaaaatgtagaaatatttCACTATACAGTAAAGTAAATTGAACACAGCAAATAAAATAAAGCATCAATTTACATTTTCTATTAGTCATACTGATAGTATGAGGAGAGGAGAATAAACTTATAACTTGCTCAAGTGTCTGGtcttttttcattctttattattatcaaaatctgATATAGGAATCTAGTCTAAGATTGCTTTATTAACTTTTACATCCTTTGTATATTTAGGAAGGAGGCAGTCATTCATgaaacaacaaaatcgaaaacaaacgacattgtacaatgcacaagccaagttgttgtgtctttgaacagaaatatggatatataccctggttgttgcACGTCACGACAACCcttgtctacgtcactggttcacCTACTACTTCCACCgtttcatatacaaatgtacaacattgcagaTGAGTGCCCTCACAGGTCATGTAAGGAGAGGAAATGAATATTCTAATCTGTGGGATGTTTTTGATTTTCCTCCCGAGGGAGCCTTTAATAGGCCTATGCAAATTCCATCACTTGAGGAGCCTTGGGTCATGTTAAAATAGAAAGCACTTGGGGTACATAGGAAATCCAAGTGCTACACAAAGCATCCGGTATTACCACAATTAGATAACTTTGGCTGTATttctgaaatattatttttgaaggttaaatgtttttatcataaatatgaACAAAACTGTTAAAAATACTGTGTAATTCTGTAGTAATATTTATAGCAATAAACAATTGCATGTTGTTCTCATCATAGTTCAGGAATGAATTTTCCACAACTCAATGAGGAGAATAAACTTATAACTTGCTCAAGTGTCTGGTtctttttcattctttattgaATATTATGGGGTTTTTTAAACACAAGTGTGTTCTTTTAAATGTGAAATAATGACCTCAGTGACCGATTGTGAAACAGTGAGGTGAACATCTATTgcccttgggagactactagtaactgggaattttttttaaaaaacagttGAAGACATTTTCCATTACAAAATTAGAATTGAataaacaaactcaaaacatttgaagattatatgagactaataaaaaaaataaagtaaatctGCCAAGGTACTGAGCCTAAGTTAACTTGGAACTTGTATGTAGTAAATCAACACAATTACACGTATGTTGCAGATGAGCGCCCTCACACGGTATTCAGAATATTTCAATCCCATAAAAGagatgttacatgtacatcacaaccCTACTATATAACACATTAACACACCCATTGTACAAACTGTATTTTTTGAGTTGGAATGAGGACTTCTACATCTGTAACTTACCTTCTGTGGTGGTACATTAAAAGCTCTCATTCTACTTTTCTAACTTACCTTCTGTGGTGGTACATTAAAAGCCCTCATTCTCAGATCTACTCTTCTACATTTGTCAATACATGGTAATATTAACACAACacctgaaaaacaacaacaacaacaaaatatgtttcATAACTGACACTAAAGACTGTTTGTTACTTGACTTTGGAGATAAAATTCAGAATGTAGACATCTATACAATCATTTACACCACAGGAGATTGTACCTACTCTGTGATTATAAATGGAAAAGATATTTTGGTCCTAAACTTTGGAGGGGAAATTCAGAATGTAGTTCCCAATACTACTCCATTGATGTCTGTCCTGCATAACTCTTTCAAGTAGCAATAGTTATCTCAAGTTCAGAggcaagtacatgtagtgtcaaATATGTCAGATTTGGTCCTCCTGGTTTCCTCTGTGggtcaaactgataaaaaatcTGCAAGTATTAAAGATAAGATATTCTGGCATATTGAAGTATTCAAATTATACTATTTACCTGGCCCTTTCAGAGGCTGTAGTCTTCCAagtctaaatataacaaccCTTTCATGTTGCTTAATTACCTGGAGAAAGAAATAACAGTCAGTTGGCATGCAAACATATTACgtgaattctttttttttcagtacaaGTGATTCATTGCAGGAGTGGATATGGTCTTTAGCCATTTCGGTCTATAGcctttatacaaatgtaccggtatatatacatgtagggttAGTCACAATCATCCAGTCAGTTACCTTTATTATGATGCAGTGAAGGTATTCCTAAATCATGAAGATCTTTCCCATGTTGCCAACCTCGTGATTAGGATATTTTTCGATGAAAAGTCAACCAATGTTATAGGATTTCTTTGTGGAAAAGTTACCCATTTGGCGACACACATACACCCATATATCCTTTTAAGATGGGAGTACCTAACAGCCCTAACAGGAACAGTCCATTTAGAGTTGTAACACAAAGCCAAACAGGAACAGGCCACTTAGGGTTGTAATGCTAAGCATAACAGGAATAAGCCATTCAAAATTGTAACACCAGGCGTAACAGGAATAGGGCATTCAAAATTGTAACACCAGGCATAACAGACACAGGTCATTTAGTGTTATAATGCCATGCATAACCCTTTCTCTAAGCAGTTTTAATCAAAACGCAAAATGGTATTAACATGTTCAATAATCACTGTAAATGCAATTAGGTTGCTAGATAATATAATTGCATCACATTGctgtatacagtaatatgaaCTCGGCTTCCAAATTACTATAATGCCTAATGCAAATAGCATTTAGTATTTCTAATACTAAGTAGTAGAGCTGTTCATCATTTTAATAATCATATCACTAACgtttttaattttgtgtgaAGGGTAGTTTTCTGAATAGGAGGTATATAGTAAAGTTCTTCAGTCTGAATAACAATAAAAATGCATGAAATACCAACATTGTAATTTACAATCACTGATTCATCATAAATTGTGTACAAGCTTCAATTCATCCCAGAATgcaaaatttcattttctgtgtctgtatctctgTACTTCTGTCAAGCTGACAGTGATTTGTAGCAGAAAACGACACAATTCACAGGTGCTCGTCATATGGATGTTTTTATCAAAGCTGTCGTATATTACGTTGTAAGATTTTCACTTCAGTGCTTCCATATAATTAAAACCTTCATCCTACATATCAATTCTATATTGTGGGGTTTTTTGATTAATTCAATCCATTACTTTTATTAAGTTGATACAAGTCTAtttatattcatgatatttttgGTCTAGTGGCTTCCACAATGATGACTATTTCCTTTCGCCTACCttttacatacttgtactcatgtgttttgttttcatatattatttatgTACTGTCTGTGCTTTGTACTATTTTGGATTTTGTGAAAAACAAGGCTTCATGGAAAACACAGCCCCTAAAACTGCTAATATGATTTTTtacgacaaatatggccaatttcgTTGAATTTGATGCTATGAAACAAAGCATGTCCCCATATACTTTGTCCCTTTatgccaagtttgaatgaaattggaaaATATAAACCCAATCTGCATATCAACATCTAGCTGTGCACCATGGGAATGATCATCttaattgccatggtaacatctagaggtgcatcatgggaaagaCAACTATACATgcataacatacatatataccagtgCATCATCATGGGAATGATAACTGTAATTGCCATGGCAATATCTAGaggtgcatcatgggaatgataacattaattattaccatggtaacatctaGTTGGGAATGTAAATTTCattgaaatgataacatacTAACCTTTATACACAGAAATCCAGAAATGGGGAATGTCAGAATCATAACCAGAAAGCTAAGAAAGATGACCATACAGGTACACAAATGGACAATAAATGGAGGGTTGTATTCTGGAAattaaaaaagagaagaaaaaaattcacTTCAGTATTTAAACATGTCAATAAATCTTGAGATTTGAGTTTAGTTTTCACAGTAATCTAGAATACTACACAGAAGTAATTTCAATATCTCTCTTCTGTAACCATTAAGCACAACCCCCAAGTATGGAAAACGATGGTCATCAAACTATGTAGCAAACAAGGTAAGGGGAGAACAGGTTAGTGTAGCAGCGTGCATACTTCTGTAAGTTGGTGTATAGATGTGATGAAGCTGCCTGAGCTAGTAAGTATGATTAGTATATagttatatgtacatattaactTCAGTGTATTTGCTATGGTTTTGGTACCTTGTCAACAGAAGatggaaatctggtaaaacatCTAAAAACATTCCCAATATTTTGTGCCATATGCCATATGGTTGCAAT from Glandiceps talaboti chromosome 22, keGlaTala1.1, whole genome shotgun sequence includes the following:
- the LOC144452524 gene encoding stomatin-like protein 1, which encodes MWSSSRVKYSQLPTSDHGIAIDYRSPFNFDSAFKYSGGRKGRTPALTEQREYNPPFIVHLCTCMVIFLSFLVMILTFPISGFLCIKVIKQHERVVIFRLGRLQPLKGPGVVLILPCIDKCRRVDLRMRAFNVPPQKIFTVDGAVISCGANIHFQINDVIMSVTSVQDLNHATRALAQTALTNLLTTKRYSDIAVEKHSINDFMHVELNVTTQEWGVAVTRVEVSEITLLKEANPFQMGPVVMPPFQGLPFDMLKSQKSGFSSVQIPPSMSSVPNVQVPSLAAIPEQTSEPATTMSAEDILSAVKLLLNDSLVENIGAVYKFIISGNNTETYYLDLKNGSGDAGTGEPPSGEPDVVLEMSNSDMQKIFAGELRPFQAFMSGRLIVSGDRGVAMKLDQVVKRLQSQDS